A section of the Telopea speciosissima isolate NSW1024214 ecotype Mountain lineage chromosome 3, Tspe_v1, whole genome shotgun sequence genome encodes:
- the LOC122655211 gene encoding proline-, glutamic acid- and leucine-rich protein 1-like, translating into MAALDDKNQTISIRLNGNNYSYWSSIMQNFLLGRGLLGYVTGSTEKPSDSKMGTYDAEISKWEMKNTQAKRKAPNLVLVTALRRWRIEKQRELCCLALAAHRALLAPPVATALPAPLAPLGPAAPPAPPVPLAASPSPPAPPTPATAVGPPPNPPAPIVPPPAPTAPPASPTPPALPAYGGDEEEDPEEDPEEEEDPEEDIEEEPEEDPGEDAEEELEEEPEEDPKEEYDPIDDEEEEETD; encoded by the exons atgGCTGCTCTGGATGACAAAAATCAGACCATTAGTATTCGACTGAATGGGAACAACTACTCCTATTGGTCCTCTATAATGCAAAATTTCCTACTTGGTAGAGGCCTATTGGGCTATGTAACGGGTTCTACTGAAAAACCATCTGATTCTAAGATGGGCACCTATGATGCTGAAATAAGTAAATGGGAAATGAAAAATACACAG GCTAAGAGAAAAGCACCTAATCTTGTGCTTGTTACAGCTTTAAGGAGATGGCGCATTGAAAAGCAGAGAGAGCTGTGTTGTCTTGCTTTGGCAGCTCATAGAGCTCTACTTGCTCCACCTGTAGCAACAGCTCTACCTGCTCCACTTGCACCACTTGGTCCAGCAGCTCCACCTGCCCCACCAGTTCCACTAGCAGCTTCACCTTCTCCACCTGCTCCACCAACTCCAGCAACTGCAGTAGGTCCACCACCAAATCCACCAGCTCCAATAGTTCCACCACCAGCTCCAACAGCTCCACCAGCATCACCAACTCCACCAGCACTACCTGCCTATGGTGGTG atgaagaagaagatccagAAGAAgatccagaagaagaagaagatccagAGGAAGATATAGAAGAAGAGCCTGAAGAAGATCCAGGGGAAGATGCAGAAgaagagcttgaagaagagccTGAAGAAGATCCTAAAGAAGAGTATGATCCAATagatgatgaggaagaggaagagacagACTAA